The proteins below come from a single Papaver somniferum cultivar HN1 chromosome 11, ASM357369v1, whole genome shotgun sequence genomic window:
- the LOC113323401 gene encoding uncharacterized protein At4g37920-like, with product MRFHTTGFEFSISTKTSLLYSNQFSFHGEISKISTKINLSTKNGASSRRRHQSFRVLQRPTQAAVEIEQSEVEVAEGYTITQFCDKIIDVFLNEKPQTKDWRKLLVFKEEWKKYSEKFYKQCKARADAENDNGMKQKLVLLGRKVKKIDDEIERHSELLKEIEQSPTDINAVVAKQRKDFNEEFFRHLSLLSETYDSLDDRDAISRLGARCLSAICVYDNTVENVETLDAAQAKFDDILNSPSLEAACEKIKSLGKAKELDSSLILLINSAWGAAKESTTMKNEVKDIMYHLYKATKSSLRSIAPKEIKLLKHLLNITDPEERFSALATAFSPGDEKVAKDPNALYTTPKELYKWIKIMLDAYHLNKEESEIREARQLTLPIVMQRLFILKETIEEEYLQQNTAAEDSTPKEL from the exons ATGAGATTTCATACAACAGGCTTCGAATTTTCAATCTCCACCAAAACCTCTCTTCTCTACTCTAATCAGTTCTCCTTCCATGGAGAAATCTCTAAAATCAGCACCaaaatcaatctctcaacaaaaaATGGAGCAAGTAGCAGAAGAAGACATCAAAGCTTCAGAGTTCTACAAA GACCTACTCAAGCTGCTGTTGAAATTGAACAAAGTGAGGTAGAAGTAGCTGAAGGGTATACAATTACTCAATTCTGTGATAAAATTATTGATGTGTTCTTAAATGAGAAGCCACAGACAAAAGATTGGAGGAAGTTATTGGTGTTTAAAGAGGAATGGAAAAAGTATAGCGAGAAATTCTACAAGCAATGTAAAGCGCGAGCGGATGCGGAGAACGATAATGGTATGAAACAGAAGTTGGTTCTGTTAGGGAGGAAAGTGAAGAAG ATTGATGATGAGATAGAAAGACATAGCGAGCTACTCAAAGAGATAGAGCAGAGCCCAACTGATATCAATGCAGTTGTGGCTAAGCAGCGTAAGGATTTCAATGAGGAGTTTTTCCGCCATCTTAGTCTACTGTCGGAGACTTACGATAGCTTGGATGACCGCGATG CAATATCCAGGCTTGGAGCTAGATGCCTCTCTGCAATCTGTGTGTATGATAACACGGTTGAAAATGTGGAGACGCTAGATGCTGCTCAAGCTAAATTTGATGATATACTCAATTCTCCCTCACTAGAAGCGGCATGTGAGAAGATCAAGAGTCTAGGAAAGGCGAAAGAGCTTGATTCCTCGTTGATCTTGTTGATTAACAGTGCTTGGGGTGCAGCAAAAGAATCCACAACCATGAAGAATGAG GTCAAAGACATAATGTATCACCTATATAAAGCCACAAAAAGCAGCCTTAGGAGCATTGCACCGAAGGAGATAAAGCTACTCAAACATCTGTTAAATATCACAGATCCAGAAGAAAGGTTCTCAGCATTGGCTACTGCCTTCTCTCCAGGAGATGAAAAAGTAGCCAAGGACCCCAACGCCCTGTACAC TACGCCAAAGGAGCTGTACAAATGGATCAAGATCATGCTCGACGCGTACCATCTGAACAAAGAAGAATCTGAAATCAGGGAAGCAAGGCAACTGACTCTACCGATTGTGATGCAAAGGCTTTTCATACTGAAGGAAACAATAGAAGAAGAGTATTTGCAACAAAATACTGCGGCAGAAGATTCCACACCGAAAGAACTATGA